From the genome of Pieris brassicae chromosome Z, ilPieBrab1.1, whole genome shotgun sequence:
GTTGCGAGCGAGTGTACACAGGCGGCAATCACATCACATCAGATAAGCTTCCTGTAAGTTGTCTATAAAAAAGGCCGCCAACGCACTCGCACCTCTGGTCTACCTCACGCCTCTGGCATTAAATAGCCAAAGGCGTCGTCagatatttccgaaccaatttgtcTAAGGCccctcaagaaaagagcgtatcaattcctagcaagccctctggtattgacagtgtccatgggggttaacatcaggtgaaccccctgcccgtttgccccaaAAAAATGGAATAACTCAGAAGcggtaattaaatattatctactATTTAGCTACTTACTTATTATCGGTAGTGCAGAGATAACAGGCCATTTCCTACATGTAATCATATGATTCAAATTCACGTATTTAATTGCGCAATGACGAAATGTGATTTGAAGCTAGGCTTCATTTCGAAGTCCGGGAAAAGGCTATTTTTATCCTGGACGAGTCTATATGAAAATCTTAGTATGTAGTATCTTAGTACAAATTTCTGGTTAACAATCCTATCCATCAGCAAACATAGGTTTAATATAGGAAACGGGGAGGAGGCTcttctgatgttaagtaatttgGCATGGCTGATGGCCTGTAAGGGCCTTTACTTGATCGCCTGATGCCCTCGAATCTGTTAGTCATGATGAGTTTGTCTGGATTTTCTGGAAGTCTGCGTTTTACATGTAAAAAACTCAGTATGTAACAAACTATCGAGAGACTATTTTTCACCTGTAACGTTTTACCTGTATTCGTCACGTTACCCATGTTGATTTGTTCCAGTTAAACTTCTTCTACTGGGCCTCGTAGGTCTATCCTACGCCAGGCCACAGTTGGAATGTCCTAACGACGGCCAACAATACCTGATACCCCACGAAACCGAATGTAACCAGTACTACATATGCGAAAATGGACGGCGTGTTGCGTGGTCGAAATGTCCGAAACAAACGTTCTTTTCGTCGGAAAATCAGGTAAGACTCTTCTCGCTGCTCCTCCCCAATGCTGCTACGAAAGTATTTGTAGAGAACTGTCCTAGATTCAATGAAATTGAGGCATATTACTGATCGAgcgaacatatttaaattttgtgtttgAGACAGCATTCAGTGCCTGGTAAGTGACGTCAGAGCTGGTGCTGTCAcccgaataagtatcgcaatacagcgagaaaataGAGCATTACACCACagggaattttttttaatttgtttttattttcaatttatccACGGAAAGTTTCACGAACTtcgtaaaattattcaatgtcAAAAGCTGATTGCTATTTTCTAATGATAACGCAATCTAATTATGATAAAaggattatatatattgattataaatcaaagttatcaataatacattgaaactataaatctaaaaatttaTGATGCTAGCGACGATAAGGACTTtcctgaaattttaataaatattaatgtaacagTTAGCATGTAGTAGATAATAATGTATAGTCGATTACCTCGATTCTATTTTCGTTTCCCAAATTTTCATTCATGAATCTGGACTTGTTCCCCTGGACGAGCTACTACCTGATTTTTATCCATTGGATAAagaactattttataaattatttttcctgCAATAATAATACCAATCATTTATGGTGGCTCCGCTTATGCATtgtcaatttctttataataaattttcaaattttgcGAATATgcctttaataaatagaacacATGtactaaatctattttaatatcttagaAAAACAATCTTGTATTTCAAGGAACTTTCGATTTTgcttttcaattttctttcgTACATTTTCATGGAAACATGATATATTCTACATTGCTTTTGCGAATGCACTAATCCATTTTCTTCAGCGAATGCCATATTTTTTACCAAATTCCACATCATGACCTATTAAGTACAGAGATGACGATCGACAAGGGGCCCATCGTCCTCAAAGTCATCCACAAAAGCTGGTCGTATACCAAGCATAGAACTCATAGACTGCTCAGGTTCTGGATCATGTCCATGAAATGAATCTGTCAAAATCTGCCTtcaaatattatgataattaataaaaaagtataaaacgtACGTTTCGTTTAACGAATTTCAATACGATAcagttacatatttaaaaaaaaaatcttagacGCAACTCCAGTCAAAATTACTTGGCCTTTCTAATCAaggataaatttttaatttgtcccTTTAAAGCTGGCATTagctcgctgtattgcgatacttattcgttgaaaGCACCAGCTCGGGTCACCTATCaggtgccaacttaaatctttaataagctGTGCACTAGAACCCCTCGGCCCATGACTGCCCCAAAGGGACAAAATGAAACTTGGAGGAAAGGcatattattttccatttgCTCTGCGCTCGCTCCAGCTTTTGTGCTTGTGCACACaagtatatttgtgttttgaaaatttatactttaaaaaactataCAGTGTGTGTTCCAGAGGAAAAAAAACTAGCACAACaaccttttaagtaaaagcagtgttggcctataACCTCCCTCATCGTAGGGTCGAACCGCGGCTTTGTGTTTCTTCCTATGAGCGCGTTTAACATCCGCACGTAcgaaggagaacatcgtgaggaatcaTGCCTTACACCAAATTTtggcgtatgtcaggcacagatacataaatctgaggcccagacctaaagaggtttTAGTGCCACTGGTTCTTTCTTTTGgtatttatttcagttatGAGTTTCGGACTCATAGCTGAAatcaatttgtaattttaaaaaccttgctgtgtttattatttgctattattattagaagaCTAGGCTGTTAATGTAACGGCTAATAAAGATGTTTGGATGTGACATAACAAATGTGGTGGACAGAGAAATATTCTCTAATTTGTGGCCCACCGTcacataaattatgtattttgtttttaataaataagataattatatttttacgttattttaCAGAGCTGCGGTGATTTTCTTGCTTCGAACTGTAACCCCAGAAGAGGCCGAGATGGGGAAGATGGCGAAGATGGCAAGAATGGGGAAAACGGTGGTGGTCACGCCGGTCTTGGTGGGGCTAAAGGCCTATCTGGTGGCGTAAATGGTGGTAACGGTGGCAACGGCGGAAATGGAGGCAATGGAGGTGATGGCGATGGAGCCGGAAGTGGTGGAAATGGTGGTGGTGGCGGTAACGGAGGAAATGGCTCCGGTGCTGGCAACGGTGGTAATGGAGGAGGTGGCGGTAACGGAGGAAATGGCTCCGGTGCTGGCAACGGTGGTAATGGAGGAAGTGGCGGTAATGGTGGAAATGGTGGAGATAGCTCTGGTGCCGGAAATGGAGGCAACGGAGGAAACGGCGGAAATGGTGGAAATGGTGGGGAAAACTCTGGTGCCGGAAATGGAGGCAACGGAGGAAACGGCGGTAATGGTGGAGGCGGAGGTAACGGTGGCAATGGAGGAAGTGGTGGAAACGGCGGAAATGGCGGAGGTGGTGGAAACGGAGGAAATGGTGGAGGTGGAGGTAATGGTGGCAATGGAGGAAGTGGTGGAAACGGAGGAAATGGTGGAAATGGAGGCAACGGTGGAGGTGGTGGTAATGGAGGCAACGGTGGAGGTGGTGGTGATGGCGGCAACGACGATGGAGGCAATGGAGGAGGTGATGGAAATGAAAGTGAAGGAGACGATGAAACCGGAAGTGAAGGTGGTAGCGGCGGTGGTAATGATTCAGGCACTTACCCAAATGGCTGCCCGAAAGATTACACAGTAGAGAAACTTCTCCCACATCCGGATTGTGATAAATTTTACCAATGTGTACATGGAGATTATCAAGAAATGCCATGCGCCCTTGGTACTCAGTTCAGCTACCGTTTGCAGGTTAGTTcactttaaaaactaaattaaattaaaatataataagttatgAATCAGGCTCCAATACAATACAGGTATGGAGAGTCagacctgcagctgagttttatcatcggacgtcgtGGCATATGAAATTCCactcgtatcacctcgacgtctcTTATTGAGCGTTTGACTCGACTTGGGTTCCTTTAatagtgtaccaattcttagaAGGCAACGTACTGATTGGCCGGAGGCCACTGGCAACTGGCAGGAGCCAGTTTTTCGTTATAAGTGATTCGTTAGAAGTCTTGTTAGTTTATTAAccatacaacattttttttgtttcaatgtctttaaatttataaggcTTTCCCATTCCTCTTTGTCTTGAGTAACAAACATTCAGTCTTTTACCTCATCTATCCAACTTCTTTTGTATTCATCTCTTTCCAATAGGTCCGGTCCATTATGTTGTTTCAAGATTTTGATATGCCCATTTCAGCCTTTAAGCATGTACAAATCTGTACGTACTGTTTGGTTACAAATATCTCGATTTTCAAGTTTAAAATGCTTAATTCGGTTACTATATAACATGATTCTGAACTTATGCAAACAAAAATTTGATTTCCTCTGAATACAATTTTGAAAGCTAATCAAAACTGCATGCACTTTTTACAAGTGTATCTTATTCAagccaataataatttatcttctCAAGTCTCTTGTTAATATGACATACAGGAGTTGGCTTCAACCCTAGGCCTACAATATTTCTACCTATCTCTAGACGCAAGTTGCAATTTAGACAATTGcagctataaaaaaataataaaaaaaactaataaaggGAGAATATTACCAATACACTGGTTTTAGAACTGCACCTGGCCATACCTGTCCGACTGTGGTGACAATGAAAGCAATGGTGGCGGCGGAAATGGAGGCGGAAATGGAGGAGGAAATGGAGGCGGAAATGGTGGCGGAAACAACACCGATTATGAAACGTACCCAAACGGCTGTCCCACAGACTACTCAATCGAAAAGTTGTTCCCTCACGCTGATTGCGACAAGTTCTACCAGTGTGTACACGGTGACTACCAAGTAATGCCATGCGCTCCTGGTACACAGTTCAGCGACAAATTACAGGTAAAGAAATAGTTATGATTAATTATCATTCCGTGTTAAGAACGTCTGTGCACCAATCGACTTTCTATGGGCGCATTTAACGTTCGTTTGAACGGTGAAAAAAATCATTGCGAGGAAATTGACTTGACTTAGACttaacggcgtgtgtcaggcatacgCCAATTGCGACAAATGTTACTAGTGTGTACATGGAGGGTACAAATTgcaggaaaaataaaaaagtgtaaaataacaaacaatataaacataatagcTTATATAAGCACATATAAGCTTCACCTACTAGGAGTACATATCACTTGCCCCGGGGAACAAAGTCGTAAAGGACTATCACGTCTATTTTGACAATTAGTTATTTACCAGCTATTTACACGAAATACATAACAACACTGTTCCTttcatttgatatatatatatatatatatatatatatatatatatatatatatgtatatatatttgtacatgTATGGTACTTATTATCCATAAAAATTGTCATAAGCATTtccttcttttatttttccagaaaaataatttattttgcttttacGACTTTGTTTCCCGGGGCAAGCGATTTATTGTTCTTTattggaaatttaaaaattttaagggCTGGTCGCTGAAATCACATTTGGTATAATTCTGTGAACATACAAAAATgctaattattgttttgtggtAGAAATGCACTTGGCCAAACCAATCTGATTGCGGTGAAGACAGTGGAAACGGTGGTGGTGGAAATGGAGGCGGTGAGGGCGGAAATGGAGGCGGTGGTGGTAATGGAGGTGGTGGTGGAAACGGAGGCGGAAATGGAAATAATACCGACTATGAAACATATCCCAACGGTTGTCCTAAAGACTACAGCATTGAAAAGCTGTTTCCTCATCCTGACTGCGACAAATTCTACCAGTGTGTCCACGGTGGCTACCAAGTAATGCCATGCGCACCTGGTACTCAATTCAGCTACAAGCTGCAGGTAATTAAGATGTTATATATTCtagattatatatttggaatgtgactaaaataaaaaatcactatATTTTACGATACTTGGTAATACAGAGACATATCTTGTTCTAATATAAATCTGGAGCTCGTTCCTTTAACATCCTATTACCCTAATAGGGAAGACAtacgaaaattttattaatattacttaagaaaaaataaatagcattaaaactttatattctCTTATTACAGAAATGTACATGGCCCCATCTTTCTGACTGCGGTGACGGTGGGAACGGTGGCGGCGGTGGAGGTGGAGAAGATGGTGGAAGCGGAGGTGGAGATGGTGGAAACGGAGGTGGTGGCGGAGGTAGTGGAGATGGTGGAAACGGAGGTGGAGGTGATGGCGGAAACGGTGGTGACGGCGGCAATGGTGGAGATGGCGGCAATGGTGGAGATGGTGGCAACGGAGGTGACGGCGGTAGCGGAGGCGACGGTGGTAATGGCGGAGATGGTGGTAACGGAGGTGACGGCGGTAATGGTGGAGATGGTGGAAATGGAGGAGATGGTGACGGCGGCAATGGTGGAGATGGTGGAAATGGTGGAGATGGCGGAAATGGCGGAGATGGTGGAAACGGAGGTGACGGCGGCAATGGTGGAGATGGTGGAAATGGAGGTGACGGCGGCAATGGTGGAGATGGTGGAAACGGAGGTGGAGGTGATGGCGGAAACGGAGGTGACGGTGGAAACGGAGGTGACGGCGGCAATGGTGGAGATGGTGGAAATGGAGGTGACGGCGGCAATGGTGGAGATGGTGGAAACGGAGGTGGAGGTGATGGCGGAAACGGAGGTGACGGTGGCAATGGTGGAGATGGTGGAAATGGAGGTGACGGCGGCAATGGTGGAGATGGCGGAAATGCCGGAGATGGTGGAAACGGAGGTGATGGCGGCAATGGTGGAGATGGTGGCAACGGAGGTGACGGCGGTAACGGAGGCGACGGTGGTAATGGAGGTGGAGGTGATGGCGGAAACGGAGGTGACGGTGGCAATGGTGGAGATGGTGGAAACGGAGGTGATGGCGGCAATGGTGGTGGAGGTGACGGCGGTAATGGTGGAGATGGTGGAAATGGAGGTGATGGCGGAGGTAATGGCGGAGATGGTGGAAACGGAGGTGACGGCGGCAATGGTGGAGATGGCGGCAATGGTGGAGATGGTGGCAACGGAGGTGACGGCGGTAACGGAGGCGACGGTGGTAATGGAGGTGGAGGTGATGGCGGAAACGGAGGTGACGGTGGCAATGGTGGAGATGGTGGAAATGGAGGTGACGGCGGCAATGGTGGAGATGGTGGTAATGGAGGTGATGGCGGAGGTAATGGCGGAGATGGTGGAAACGGAGGTGACGGCGGCAATGGTGGAGATGGCGGCAATGGTGGAGATGGTGGCAACGGAGGTGACGGCGGTAACGGAGGCGACGGTGGTAATGGAGGTGATGGTGACGGTGGCAATGGTGGAGATGGTGGAAATGGTGGAGATGGCGGAAATGGCGGAGATGGTGGAAACGGAGGTGACGGCGGCAATGGTGGAGATGGTGGAAATGGAGGTGACGGCGGCAATG
Proteins encoded in this window:
- the LOC123718796 gene encoding uncharacterized PE-PGRS family protein PE_PGRS54-like isoform X27, coding for MIIKLLLLGLVGLSYARPQLECPNDGQQYLIPHETECNQYYICENGRRVAWSKCPKQTFFSSENQSCGDFLASNCNPRRGRDGEDGEDGKNGENGGGHAGLGGAKGLSGGVNGGNGGNGGNGGNGGDGDGAGSGGNGGGGGNGGNGSGAGNGGNGGGGGNGGNGSGAGNGGNGGSGGNGGNGGDSSGAGNGGNGGNGGNGGNGGENSGAGNGGNGGNGGNGGGGGNGGNGGSGGNGGNGGGGGNGGNGGGGGNGGNGGSGGNGGNGGNGGNGGGGGNGGNGGGGGDGGNDDGGNGGGDGNESEGDDETGSEGGSGGGNDSGTYPNGCPKDYTVEKLLPHPDCDKFYQCVHGDYQEMPCALGTQFSYRLQNCTWPYLSDCGDNESNGGGGNGGGNGGGNGGGNGGGNNTDYETYPNGCPTDYSIEKLFPHADCDKFYQCVHGDYQVMPCAPGTQFSDKLQKCTWPNQSDCGEDSGNGGGGNGGGEGGNGGGGGNGGGGGNGGGNGNNTDYETYPNGCPKDYSIEKLFPHPDCDKFYQCVHGGYQVMPCAPGTQFSYKLQKCTWPHLSDCGDGGNGGGGGGGEDGGSGGGDGGNGGGGGGSGDGGNGGGGDGGNGGDGGNGGDGGNGGDGGNGGDGGSGGDGGNGGDGGNGGDGGNGGDGGNGGDGDGGNGGDGGNGGDGGNGGDGGNGGDGGNGGDGGNGGDGGNGGDGGNGGGGDGGNGGDGGNGGDGGNGGDGGNGGDGGNGGDGGNGGGGDGGNGGDGGNGGDGGNGGDGGNGGDGGNAGDGGNGGDGGNGGDGGNGGDGGNGGDGGNGGGGDGGNGGDGGNGGDGGNGGDGGNGGDGGNGGDGGGNGGDGGNGGDGGNGGDGGNGGDGGNGGDGGNGGDGGNGGDGDGGNGGDGGNGGDGGNGGDGGNGGDGGNGGDGGNGGDGGNGGDGGNGGGGDGGNGGDGGNGGDGGNGGDGGNGGDGGNGSGGDGGNGGDGGNGGDGGNGGGGGNGGDGGNGGDGGNGGDGGNGGGGDGGNGGDGGNGGDGGNGGGGGNGGDGGNGGDGGNGGDGGNGGGGDGGNGGNGGNGGDGGNGGDGGNGGDGGNGGNGGNGGDGGNGGNGGGGDGGNGGDGGNGGGGGNGGDGGNGGGGNEANRCKENCHVPFWRHETDCDKFWRCDNNEVVLGVCSEGLRFNEEKQTCDFSCNVDCQRADIQSTATIDGLKVFLPWNKVDSLLEIAKNTKKINNRSYYGY
- the LOC123718796 gene encoding uncharacterized PE-PGRS family protein PE_PGRS54-like isoform X34; the protein is MIIKLLLLGLVGLSYARPQLECPNDGQQYLIPHETECNQYYICENGRRVAWSKCPKQTFFSSENQSCGDFLASNCNPRRGRDGEDGEDGKNGENGGGHAGLGGAKGLSGGVNGGNGGNGGNGGNGGDGDGAGSGGNGGGGGNGGNGSGAGNGGNGGGGGNGGNGSGAGNGGNGGSGGNGGNGGDSSGAGNGGNGGNGGNGGNGGENSGAGNGGNGGNGGNGGGGGNGGNGGSGGNGGNGGGGGNGGNGGGGGNGGNGGSGGNGGNGGNGGNGGGGGNGGNGGGGGDGGNDDGGNGGGDGNESEGDDETGSEGGSGGGNDSGTYPNGCPKDYTVEKLLPHPDCDKFYQCVHGDYQEMPCALGTQFSYRLQNCTWPYLSDCGDNESNGGGGNGGGNGGGNGGGNGGGNNTDYETYPNGCPTDYSIEKLFPHADCDKFYQCVHGDYQVMPCAPGTQFSDKLQKCTWPNQSDCGEDSGNGGGGNGGGEGGNGGGGGNGGGGGNGGGNGNNTDYETYPNGCPKDYSIEKLFPHPDCDKFYQCVHGGYQVMPCAPGTQFSYKLQKCTWPHLSDCGDGGNGGGGGGGEDGGSGGGDGGNGGGGGGSGDGGNGGGGDGGNGGDGGNGGDGGNGGDGGNGGDGGSGGDGGNGGDGGNGGDGGNGGDGGNGGDGDGGNGGDGGNGGDGGNGGDGGNGGDGGNGGDGGNGGDGGNGGDGGNGGGGDGGNGGDGGNGGDGGNGGDGGNGGDGGNGGDGGNGGDGGNGGDGGNGGDGGGNGGDGGNGGDGGNGGDGGNGGDGGNGGDGGNGGDGGNGGDGDGGNGGDGGNGGDGGNGGDGGNGGDGGNGGDGGNGGDGGNGGDGGNGGGGDGGNGGDGGNGGDGGNGGDGGNGGDGGNGSGGDGGNGGDGGNGGDGGNGGGGGNGGDGGNGGDGGNGGDGGNGGGGDGGNGGDGGNGGDGGNGGGGGNGGDGGNGGDGGNGGDGGNGGGGDGGNGGNGGNGGDGGNGGDGGNGGDGGNGGNGGNGGDGGNGGNGGGGDGGNGGDGGNGGGGGNGGDGGNGGGGNEANRCKENCHVPFWRHETDCDKFWRCDNNEVVLGVCSEGLRFNEEKQTCDFSCNVDCQRADIQSTATIDGLKVFLPWNKVDSLLEIAKNTKKINNRSYYGY
- the LOC123718796 gene encoding uncharacterized PE-PGRS family protein PE_PGRS54-like isoform X1, producing the protein MIIKLLLLGLVGLSYARPQLECPNDGQQYLIPHETECNQYYICENGRRVAWSKCPKQTFFSSENQSCGDFLASNCNPRRGRDGEDGEDGKNGENGGGHAGLGGAKGLSGGVNGGNGGNGGNGGNGGDGDGAGSGGNGGGGGNGGNGSGAGNGGNGGGGGNGGNGSGAGNGGNGGSGGNGGNGGDSSGAGNGGNGGNGGNGGNGGENSGAGNGGNGGNGGNGGGGGNGGNGGSGGNGGNGGGGGNGGNGGGGGNGGNGGSGGNGGNGGNGGNGGGGGNGGNGGGGGDGGNDDGGNGGGDGNESEGDDETGSEGGSGGGNDSGTYPNGCPKDYTVEKLLPHPDCDKFYQCVHGDYQEMPCALGTQFSYRLQNCTWPYLSDCGDNESNGGGGNGGGNGGGNGGGNGGGNNTDYETYPNGCPTDYSIEKLFPHADCDKFYQCVHGDYQVMPCAPGTQFSDKLQKCTWPNQSDCGEDSGNGGGGNGGGEGGNGGGGGNGGGGGNGGGNGNNTDYETYPNGCPKDYSIEKLFPHPDCDKFYQCVHGGYQVMPCAPGTQFSYKLQKCTWPHLSDCGDGGNGGGGGGGEDGGSGGGDGGNGGGGGGSGDGGNGGGGDGGNGGDGGNGGDGGNGGDGGNGGDGGSGGDGGNGGDGGNGGDGGNGGDGGNGGDGDGGNGGDGGNGGDGGNGGDGGNGGDGGNGGDGGNGGDGGNGGDGGNGGGGDGGNGGDGGNGGDGGNGGDGGNGGDGGNGGDGGNGGGGDGGNGGDGGNGGDGGNGGDGGNGGDGGNAGDGGNGGDGGNGGDGGNGGDGGNGGDGGNGGGGDGGNGGDGGNGGDGGNGGDGGNGGGGDGGNGGDGGNGGDGGGNGGDGGNGGDGGNGGDGGNGGDGGNGGDGGNGGDGGNGGGGDGGNGGDGGNGGDGGNGGDGGNGGDGGNGGDGGGNGGDGGNGGDGGNGGDGGNGGDGGNGGDGGNGGDGGNGGDGDGGNGGDGGNGGDGGNGGDGGNGGDGGNGGDGGNGGDGGNGGDGGNGGGGDGGNGGDGGNGGDGGNGGDGGNGGDGGNGSGGDGGNGGDGGNGGDGGNGGGGGNGGDGGNGGDGGNGGDGGNGGGGDGGNGGDGGNGGDGGNGGGGGNGGDGGNGGDGGNGGDGGNGGGGDGGNGGNGGNGGDGGNGGDGGNGGDGGNGGNGGNGGDGGNGGNGGGGDGGNGGDGGNGGGGGNGGDGGNGGGGNEANRCKENCHVPFWRHETDCDKFWRCDNNEVVLGVCSEGLRFNEEKQTCDFSCNVDCQRADIQSTATIDGLKVFLPWNKVDSLLEIAKNTKKINNRSYYGY
- the LOC123718796 gene encoding uncharacterized PE-PGRS family protein PE_PGRS54-like isoform X6 is translated as MIIKLLLLGLVGLSYARPQLECPNDGQQYLIPHETECNQYYICENGRRVAWSKCPKQTFFSSENQSCGDFLASNCNPRRGRDGEDGEDGKNGENGGGHAGLGGAKGLSGGVNGGNGGNGGNGGNGGDGDGAGSGGNGGGGGNGGNGSGAGNGGNGGGGGNGGNGSGAGNGGNGGSGGNGGNGGDSSGAGNGGNGGNGGNGGNGGENSGAGNGGNGGNGGNGGGGGNGGNGGSGGNGGNGGGGGNGGNGGGGGNGGNGGSGGNGGNGGNGGNGGGGGNGGNGGGGGDGGNDDGGNGGGDGNESEGDDETGSEGGSGGGNDSGTYPNGCPKDYTVEKLLPHPDCDKFYQCVHGDYQEMPCALGTQFSYRLQNCTWPYLSDCGDNESNGGGGNGGGNGGGNGGGNGGGNNTDYETYPNGCPTDYSIEKLFPHADCDKFYQCVHGDYQVMPCAPGTQFSDKLQKCTWPNQSDCGEDSGNGGGGNGGGEGGNGGGGGNGGGGGNGGGNGNNTDYETYPNGCPKDYSIEKLFPHPDCDKFYQCVHGGYQVMPCAPGTQFSYKLQKCTWPHLSDCGDGGNGGGGGGGEDGGSGGGDGGNGGGGGGSGDGGNGGGGDGGNGGDGGNGGDGGNGGDGGNGGDGGSGGDGGNGGDGGNGGDGGNGGDGGNGGDGDGGNGGDGGNGGDGGNGGDGGNGGDGGNGGDGGNGGDGGNGGDGGNGGGGDGGNGGDGGNGGDGGNGGDGGNGGDGGNGGDGGNGGGGDGGNGGDGGNGGDGGNGGDGGNGGDGGNAGDGGNGGDGGNGGDGGNGGDGGNGGDGGNGGGGDGGNGGDGGNGGDGGNGGDGGNGGGGDGGNGGDGGNGGDGGGNGGDGGNGGDGGNGGDGGNGGDGGNGGDGGNGGDGGNGGGGDGGNGGDGGNGGDGGNGGDGGNGGDGGNGGDGGGNGGDGGNGGDGGNGGDGGNGGDGGNGGDGGNGGDGGNGGDGDGGNGGDGGNGGDGGNGGDGGNGGDGGNGGDGGNGGDGGNGGDGGNGGGGDGGNGGDGGNGGDGGNGGDGGNGGDGGNGSGGDGGNGGDGGNGGDGGNGGGGGNGGDGGNGGDGGNGGDGGNGGGGDGGNGGDGGNGGDGGNGGGGGNGGDGGNGGDGGNGGDGGNGGDGGNGGDGGNGGNGGNGGDGGNGGNGGGGDGGNGGDGGNGGGGGNGGDGGNGGGGNEANRCKENCHVPFWRHETDCDKFWRCDNNEVVLGVCSEGLRFNEEKQTCDFSCNVDCQRADIQSTATIDGLKVFLPWNKVDSLLEIAKNTKKINNRSYYGY
- the LOC123718796 gene encoding uncharacterized PE-PGRS family protein PE_PGRS54-like isoform X2, which produces MIIKLLLLGLVGLSYARPQLECPNDGQQYLIPHETECNQYYICENGRRVAWSKCPKQTFFSSENQSCGDFLASNCNPRRGRDGEDGEDGKNGENGGGHAGLGGAKGLSGGVNGGNGGNGGNGGNGGDGDGAGSGGNGGGGGNGGNGSGAGNGGNGGGGGNGGNGSGAGNGGNGGSGGNGGNGGDSSGAGNGGNGGNGGNGGNGGENSGAGNGGNGGNGGNGGGGGNGGNGGSGGNGGNGGGGGNGGNGGGGGNGGNGGSGGNGGNGGNGGNGGGGGNGGNGGGGGDGGNDDGGNGGGDGNESEGDDETGSEGGSGGGNDSGTYPNGCPKDYTVEKLLPHPDCDKFYQCVHGDYQEMPCALGTQFSYRLQNCTWPYLSDCGDNESNGGGGNGGGNGGGNGGGNGGGNNTDYETYPNGCPTDYSIEKLFPHADCDKFYQCVHGDYQVMPCAPGTQFSDKLQKCTWPNQSDCGEDSGNGGGGNGGGEGGNGGGGGNGGGGGNGGGNGNNTDYETYPNGCPKDYSIEKLFPHPDCDKFYQCVHGGYQVMPCAPGTQFSYKLQKCTWPHLSDCGDGGNGGGGGGGEDGGSGGGDGGNGGGGGGSGDGGNGGGGDGGNGGDGGNGGDGGNGGDGGNGGDGGSGGDGGNGGDGGNGGDGGNGGDGGNGGDGDGGNGGDGGNGGDGGNGGDGGNGGDGGNGGDGGNGGDGGNGGDGGNGGGGDGGNGGDGGNGGDGGNGGDGGNGGDGGNGGDGGNGGGGDGGNGGDGGNGGDGGNGGDGGNGGDGGNAGDGGNGGDGGNGGDGGNGGDGGNGGDGGNGGGGDGGNGGDGGNGGDGGNGGDGGNGGGGDGGNGGDGGNGGDGGGNGGDGGNGGDGGNGGDGGNGGDGGNGGDGGNGGDGGNGGGGDGGNGGDGGNGGDGGNGGDGGNGGDGGNGGDGGGNGGDGGNGGDGGNGGDGGNGGDGGNGGDGGNGGDGGNGGDGDGGNGGDGGNGGDGGNGGDGGNGGDGGNGGDGGNGGDGGNGGDGGNGGGGDGGNGGDGGNGGDGGNGGDGGNGGDGGNGSGGDGGNGGDGGNGGDGGNGGGGGNGGDGGNGGDGGNGGDGGNGGGGDGGNGGDGGNGGDGGNGGDGGNGGDGGNGGGGDGGNGGNGGNGGDGGNGGDGGNGGDGGNGGNGGNGGDGGNGGNGGGGDGGNGGDGGNGGGGGNGGDGGNGGGGNEANRCKENCHVPFWRHETDCDKFWRCDNNEVVLGVCSEGLRFNEEKQTCDFSCNVDCQRADIQSTATIDGLKVFLPWNKVDSLLEIAKNTKKINNRSYYGY
- the LOC123718796 gene encoding uncharacterized PE-PGRS family protein PE_PGRS54-like isoform X36, which codes for MIIKLLLLGLVGLSYARPQLECPNDGQQYLIPHETECNQYYICENGRRVAWSKCPKQTFFSSENQSCGDFLASNCNPRRGRDGEDGEDGKNGENGGGHAGLGGAKGLSGGVNGGNGGNGGNGGNGGDGDGAGSGGNGGGGGNGGNGSGAGNGGNGGGGGNGGNGSGAGNGGNGGSGGNGGNGGDSSGAGNGGNGGNGGNGGNGGENSGAGNGGNGGNGGNGGGGGNGGNGGSGGNGGNGGGGGNGGNGGGGGNGGNGGSGGNGGNGGNGGNGGGGGNGGNGGGGGDGGNDDGGNGGGDGNESEGDDETGSEGGSGGGNDSGTYPNGCPKDYTVEKLLPHPDCDKFYQCVHGDYQEMPCALGTQFSYRLQNCTWPYLSDCGDNESNGGGGNGGGNGGGNGGGNGGGNNTDYETYPNGCPTDYSIEKLFPHADCDKFYQCVHGDYQVMPCAPGTQFSDKLQKCTWPNQSDCGEDSGNGGGGNGGGEGGNGGGGGNGGGGGNGGGNGNNTDYETYPNGCPKDYSIEKLFPHPDCDKFYQCVHGGYQVMPCAPGTQFSYKLQKCTWPHLSDCGDGGNGGGGGGGEDGGSGGGDGGNGGGGGGSGDGGNGGGGDGGNGGDGGNGGDGGNGGDGGNGGDGGSGGDGGNGGDGGNGGDGGNGGDGGNGGDGDGGNGGDGGNGGDGGNGGDGGNGGDGGNGGDGGNGGDGGNGGDGGNGGGGDGGNGGDGGNGGDGGNGGDGGNGGDGGNGGDGGNGGGGDGGNGGDGGNGGDGGNGGDGGNGGDGGNAGDGGNGGDGGNGGDGGNGGDGGNGGDGGNGGGGDGGNGGDGGNGGDGGNGGDGGNGGDGGNGGDGGNGGDGGNGSGGDGGNGGDGGNGGDGGNGGGGGNGGDGGNGGDGGNGGDGGNGGGGDGGNGGDGGNGGDGGNGGGGGNGGDGGNGGDGGNGGDGGNGGGGDGGNGGNGGNGGDGGNGGDGGNGGDGGNGGNGGNGGDGGNGGNGGGGDGGNGGDGGNGGGGGNGGDGGNGGGGNEANRCKENCHVPFWRHETDCDKFWRCDNNEVVLGVCSEGLRFNEEKQTCDFSCNVDCQRADIQSTATIDGLKVFLPWNKVDSLLEIAKNTKKINNRSYYGY